aacaccaaaaattaaaagagaaaGATCTCACCTTTAATCTCCTTCGAGGTAGATTGTGCTTGAACCATGTTGGTTTCAAGCATCTTGGAAACCTCCATACCAGAATAATAAGCTTCAAAGAAATACTTCTCAACAACTTTTAGTGCTTCCAATAATTCCATTGTCCCTTCTCCCTCCCCTTGATTCAAATTACTCGAATCTTCCTCCTTTTCACTACTTATTACCATCTCTCTCCCCTCACCATCAGAATCTCTTTGTACTGATGAGGCCACCGACGGAGCCACCATCACCCTACAAACTACTTCCCCATCAGTCCCGGCCTCGTCCTCTTCTCCATCAACCTCTACAGTGCTCATCGAAATTTCGGAATCCAGAAACGTTGAGCCAATTTTTTGAGGATGAACATTTGCTAACATCCCTACAGCATGTCCCACCGCCAAGAGCGAATGGATGTATTTGCACCGTGCGTCTGCGAACGTAGACCTTCTGTCTAGGGCTAACTCTAGCTGGCGTTCTCTCTCTACAAAGCCGTACCTGATCGTTAACATCCACCACTTTGGACTTAGATTTGGAAGGAATACCACCCATGTCTCTGTTTCCTCTTAATTTGCAGGGTTTTGGTTTGCTTAGGAAGATTTGTACGGACTTCTGAAGATCAATGtgttgtgtgtttttttttttttttttggtttgttcaTGGAGAGAGTTATGTATACTAGTAGTAAAAAACTCCTTGTTGGAAGGGGTAATTTAAAAACTTACTGTTTTGTAATCTAATCCCACGAGTAAGAGGAAGAAAAtatcaatttaataattttGATTAGGCAAGTTCGTCATGTACTTAGCCGTTTTCTACATGTTTGAAACTGGGAAACCTCTTCTCATATTCAAAACGGAAAAtagctttcctttttttttttctcttgtaaTTCTCCTTTCTTGGGCCTAAAGTTAGAACATTCTAGAGGTCGAACATTCAAACACGTTAAGGGAAATTTGCCATCTTATCCGGCTTACGGAATCATGTAATAACGGAGATAGATGAAAGATTTGTGTGTATTacttgatcattgtgtgtaattatatttatttttttatcatgtGATTTGTGTCTATTTGCAATTCTCTTATCACGTGATTTATGTTTATGTTTCTCATCACATGACTAGTACGACTaataaacatttttcaaaataaaaacatgtcCAAAAATCTCGACATTTGGAGTCGCATTTCGCTTCTCATATTAGCACTCAGGGTTTAACTAAGAgggaggaggattctctccccttctctcctctcctATTTGAACAAACActgttaagccacatcaacatcttatattgatttttttttttttgcttaattATGGCAGTTTTGTTCGCTTTCTAGTACACAAGTACAAACCGCACTCATTATTGATTAAGGTAGTTTATAATATCAAATTGTCAGAAGAAACTCAAAATGATTATAATTTGGATGGTAATGTTTTGAACAATAGATATTATTTACACTCAACAGATGAAATGcgctaagtctcacaatggactagcaataatgtggttcaaattcgtctttaacGATATTCAAatctaagacctttcacttacaaatgaaaaaaattatcacTATATCATAATACTAAGTGATTAATTTGTATGGTAATGTTAATAAATCATTGGTGAACCGGTTGGTGAAAGATGATCTGGCACAGCGGTAAAAGGAACTTTTGGAAATCTTAACCTCGTTTTAGCATCTCCCAATAATGATTAATTACTAACTTAATTATGTATTAAAGATGGACCAAACATCACATAATTATAGACCACTTCAGAAACCGGAAAACTTATGAGCTGCTGCTGCCCAGATATTGCGTACCAAAAAGTTCTCTCCCTAGCTTTTGTATGTATGTtcctttgtcaacagcaaatgTTTTGGGTCCTGATTTGGTAATTGGATTCTTGGGTTTTGACCACAACCAAAAGAAAagccaaaagcccaaaagctgACAAGTGATTCTTGGAAATCACCATGTCTAATTTTGGATGCTCGGAATACCTGGTACTCCagttgtttttcctttttaatatttttaaacaaaGAATTAATGGTTAAAGTATCTAGAGTAGTGGGTAATCCGGAGCACACAAGAGAGTACAAAAGATCCGAGCTTCAAGAAAAAGCAGACATATTAGAGATCCTTTATTCCCCATAATCTCTGTTAGGGTTTTGTACAATTAGTTTATAGTTTCCTGCTCATTTGCTCCATGCTTCCATGTTtaactaaagaaagaaaaggtttTCAATCTCATCCCTTGATTTTATTTCAGAGCCAACATCCATTTAGGGAGGACATCCCAAATGAATAACAGTGTCTTGGTTTTACACGTTCCAACATAACATCGCGTAATTATTCTGGAATGCAACGTTTGCATACCAGGAGGTATAAGGAAGTgtgttctcttcttcttccatttAGGAGACAATAGGTTCATCGTCTTTGCGACATCCTACGTTACTAATACATGGTCTTATAATAATAGACTAAGACACCACGCAACAGTAAACTCGTTCCACACGGCCAAATTTATAAGTTATCTGTGGACCCAGCAAACCACACATTCAGGGTTAAGGAAGCTGGATCAGGATCCTAACCAAATTTATAAGATTTCTGTGGACCCAACAAACCACACATTTAGGGTTAAGGAAGCTGGATCAGGATCCTTTCCTGAGCTTAGGAGGCTGAGCCTCCTGAGCAAACCCAACAGaccgttaaaatttgatccaacaactacaattattataacttttaaaatgaccCCTATTTGTaaccattggatcaaatttcaacggtccgaTGGGTTTGCTCAGGAAGCTCAACCTCCTAAGCTCAGGAGACGATCCTGATCCAAGGAAGCTCTATGTTGCAGCAATTTGATCTTCGGGCCATCCTGACAATTTCAGAATTCAAGAGAAAAAACAAATTGTAGAGAAGATTATGTCCTCAAGAAAGAATCTTTGTCTGTCACCTTTGTAGCTCTACATCTTTTGGTTCTTTCATTTTATATCTTTGCTCAATATctcataaactaaaaaaaaattacatgttCAAGTTAATTGTTACAATGTACAGTGGAAAAAAAATGACTGCACCTTCTCTTACCTCTCTCTCTCGGATGTACAAGCTGACCGTTCACCGGAGTTCTCAGAGGGACACAACAATAGATCCAATATTTCATGAACTGGCTCCCATCAGGTATCCATGGGCGTGGAACATGGGGCAAGAGTTTTTGATGGTATATGAACACCGGTTCCTCTCACGGACAAAGTAGGGCCTCTCGTTGAGCTGGCTCGCCTCACAAGGTTCGAGTCAAGGAATAAGACTATGACCGTTATGTCGTCGTGGAAATGCCGGCGGACACCACGCTCTATTTTCTTCAAGTCTGAGTAtctcatttctcttttcttagCTGCTTCCTGCAAGGCAGTTTTCACAAGCCTCCGAGCACTTCCCTGAAAACCAATAAGCAAGTAAAATCATGTTCCTTCTCTTTTTAACCACTCGCAATATGGTGTTTGATGTACAATTCTACACTATTCTGCGGTGCTCCTGTATTCGTAGTCATAAACTCGATTCTATCAATATAAGCATTTATATCCTCCTCAAAGTCCACTTTGCCCATTTGGCACATAGACCCCAAATATAGCCCACCATCTAACTGGCTATTCAAACATATTAAACAAAATCGAACTGCAGAGATAAGTAAATTACGCTGCGTGggtgattttgaacaatatCAACCGCCTCCTGGTTGGTAAGGTGCTCCCACAGCCCATCGGAAGCAAGTATGAGAAACTGATCATGTGGTTGAAGTTCATGCACAGAGATCGATGGTTCAGAGCTTAAAATTGGCCTTTTAAAAGGTTCTCGCAACCGAAACTTGGTATACAAAGGCGCCCTGTTAAATTCAGCCTTTTTAAGATACACATCACCAATGGATCTAGAAACCTGCAGAAGAAAAATATCATGACCCTTAATATCAATAACAACCAAATATTCAATTAAGAACCATAATTTTGATTCATTAAACACCAAAAATAAAGTAATCTTAGAAAAGAAAATGCCACTTATGATCATAACCACGAAACTCAGTAACACCCAGCATGTGCTTAGTCGTTTCTACCACAGAAATAGAAAATTAATAGCTCTACGCCAGCCCCAAAAAGAACGGAAATTTATCACTGCTTGAAATTTGAATCAATCTCAGGCCAGGTATTATCCCGCCATGGATCATGTTTGATAATTACCCACATGAAATCTTTATTCTTTAAATGAAAACAAACATTAGCCTACAAGCCTATGTAGTAGCTCAAACCAAAACCAGCATCTTAGTCCCCTAGCATGGTAGATGTtaacatcattttttttttctattgggAGCCACAGTTCTCCATCTAATAATCCAAACTGATTAGTCatttcaatcttcttcttcaacaATTAAACGAGTCAATATTGAATTAGCTTAGGAAATAGGAAAGAAAGCACTTTACCATGAATCATAGAATCTGTGATGGATAAACTATAATTAACGCAATGAAGTTACCTGTATCAAGCCCTTCACACGCCATACGTTATGCTTTAAAACTACAATACGTGAGTCATCAGGGTGCAAAGAATGCATTTCCTGTCGGACAGATTCTATGGCCACATTGTGCTCTGATGACAACTGGATGGCACGAACCTCCCCTGTAGCCTTCATAACTCTCCCCAGCACAGCACGGGAGTCACCAACGTTGGCAATGTAAAGGGTGCCACTGCAAATAACACCAGCAAGGCAACAAGAACCAACAGCTGCAATTTGGGGTTTCATAGGCCATTGTTTGGTAACAACAGAGAGGAATCCCTCTTCTGTTGCTTGATATGCTTTACGCATCACGTCTACTGACATGGACTGTTGCTCTGAAGTGAACCCTGAAAATAAACCAAGATTAACAGAATTGTCAGCAATGACTTCATTTCAATCCTAAGAAATCATCAATCAGAAATAGATAATACACAGCCCCTGAATTGTAGTAAGGAGCTTCATTTAATTCCGTGATAATGAATCCTAACATGGACTAGTTTGAGTGAATCGAATTTAATTTCCCTAACACACTTTTTTGCTAGAAAGTGCATTTGGGACTGGGATGAAGTAGCTTACGTTTTAGATGCTGGAATAGGTGATCATTGATGTAACGGGAGGTCTCAGGACCACCATGACCGTCATATATTCCGAAAAAGGTGCCATGCGGGCCAGACTCGAGCGAGCTCAAGGGACCAGACTCAACCTGGCTTTGATCCTCAAGCAAATTGTTGGCCTGCACAACAGCCATTGAAAATTCACCATTCATGTGCTGCCCAGTGTCTTTGTACCAAAGTAGCCCTTCTTGTCTGCCAGCTGCATCCGAACCTGCGTGTCCATACCGGTCCAAGGAAGGCAGCCAGCAGGCCCTCAGAATGTTCATCAACCTTGATAACATCCCTCATTTCACCTCGGCCAGCCTCCAATGCTTCCACATCCAAAATGGATGCAATCCCTCTCACAACCAAAGACCCCACCACACCGGGCACCTCTCCTGAAGACCAAAAAATCGAATATAAAACCCAAAACCGATCAATTAATACAGTAAAATTAAAACAAGTTAATCAAAATTCACCACACACTTAACCAAAGATTCAAACTTTACAATGCAAGATTAGTTAACAGGCTCATTCAAAATATGATCAAATGATAAAATCAGGCATGAAATATCAACCCCATCTGCATTTCTACTAAATACTaccttgaaaacaaagaaagcaacaCAACCAACATACAGTTTTGGGAAAACAGTGACAGTCACGGCCACTACTACTTTACACACCAAACTTCCACCACACAATTATCTCTACACGCCCAAAGCAACCTTAACTTTACCCACTAACAAATTACTACACTTTCCAGTTACCCGATAACAAATTACTGAACTTTTTGATTACCCAATAGCAAAAACAGCACATCAGAGAgtaaaaaccaagaaaaatcaACTCACAGTGCAAAATTAGGCAGTTTTGATGTCAGCTACTGAACCTTGGCTGGTGAAAACGACGGAGATCTAAATGAAACAGAGCAATACATGTGGGTGTTTACGCGTTAGATCTGCAGATCCATCAAACTTGAAAACTGTGGGCAAAAGGGTTTTTGGACAGGGGTCACTTCtgcttttggttttgaaataaacttttatggttttttttttctttctgatttgggatttttcttgTGGGTGTAACGCAGAagggtggaggaggaggagggagaggaagaagaaagagagtgatTTTATTAAGGGGAGCTTTCAATCAGTGTGATTGAACGAACTGAAACTCTTTTTTTATCCTCTCCTTTTCTCGGCTGAGAAAACCCCTTCAAGAAAGGAATGTGATCCACACGTTCCTTTTTACTcttctcatatttttttaatttttgactttCAGATTGGGATGacagaaattaataaaagatGTGAAAGAAGTAAAAATTAGTGTATGGATAGCTCTACCCTAAAGAAAAACCAACAAATCAATGGGTGAGAGCCAGCAATGCATATGGGCAGTCCATGGGCTCCACATAAACCAGAGAAAGAGAAAGTAGATAGAAAGATGTACAATAATTTAATATTcttttaattgaaaattatgaaaatataaacataaattttttaattgctTGAAACTCTAAATTgtcaaattattttaaattttgtctgcccaattgagatataaaaatttggaaatggattAAATATATGCTAGTTCGTCACTGTGGTAAAGGATACCTTGTCCGATCTGCACTGTTTGGCCATTCACTTTGTCATGAAATCATTTCATGAAATGGAAAGTTACAGTTGTCTTTACAATACAAGTTTATAAATTTACTTTAGGTGTATGAAGTTAAATTCCATCAAATTTAAACATAACTTAATTATCAAAattctaatgttttttttttttttgtcaatgtaGTGTTTTGTTAACGTATATGCTTCTAAAAGTTGATCTTGTGTGGTTAGAGGGGATTAAAATATCAACATCTTTTTTCAAGAGTTTGGAGTATTACAATTTCAAAAAGTGGCTTTAACTTGTGAGGGAAAAAAGTACTTTCTCTTTCTATCCATTTCAAGTatgtcattttttttcaaaatattacTTGAGTGGTATGGTTCACCTGACATGTTATTTCTTTTAGCAATATGTTACGATATGGCAAAGACCAAAAATGCCTCCATGGTCCATGGTGTGTGACATTTTGATTAAACATGCTCATTCAAATGATCATTGCTAGGGGTGGTttggtatgggatcccataccgaaactcTTGTCCCGATTCTCAAAtcgaaattttcgggaatcccaatttcaataccgatcccaaaccaaattttcgggaatcccaatttttgggaatcccgaaatagtttcgggatttcgggacaaattgggaatcccgaaatagttttaTGGTGAAGCCCGTGTATTCTTGCAAAACTCCAGTTGGCATATACTGCTATCAAAATTGCAATATGAAGAAAGGATAAACTTCAGCTTTCGATAACATATACATAAAAACTTGTTGTATTTAATAGAGGATATAAGCGGCATTCTTCTTACCAGCTGCGCGATCATGAAAGCACCGAGTAGAAGCATTCCAGGGCGTTCCATAAAGGAGAAGCCGCGGGATCGAGTCACAAAAATGGTATAAGGCAGCCATTAGTTCCTCAGGAGTCTCCCTTAAGGATCTTACACCAAATTGGTCCTGCAAAACAATGAGCAAAAAAATGCAGATTGGAATCTGAACTTCATGAAGTTTTTGTAAAAAAAGATGGATCAAAAAGCGAAAAGCATAACAAAGAAAGCTGAAACCTAAAAGCCTAACAAGGAATAGATGGACGGCATAGATTAATTTGAAACAATCCAACGGTTCAAATTAAttctaattataattaaaaaattatatatatataataattaaaaatatatatttttggttcggtatgggaataccgaaatATTGGAAAGGCAATCccgaatcccataccgaaatttcggtattttttcggtttgggaataCCAAAATTTTGGGAAAATCGGTTTGGGACATTTTttgtttgggatcggtatttttttggtttggtttgggaattttgggaattttttccacccctaaTCATTGCTTAGTAAAATACAAGTGAATTCTGATAAAAAAATACTTAAGTACTTttggaattcaaaataatttcactaAAACATTTTacgtcattttaaaaacaaagaacCCGATATCATTTTACAATGAGTTATGTTTTGTATCTTTTGCATGTAAATGACTTAAAAAACAGCTAGaaatattctttgattgtttGACGAATCGAATCTCAAAAATAAACCACTCAACTGCCTTAAACATTACACAATATTCCAAATAAAGTTTAGCAAACACATTGCTTGTGGGTTTGTAGTCTTATTTATTATACAACTTTGTTACGTGTTTGTTTTGACTATTATTTTGATTCTTGAACATGGTTTGTGTCTGATGACAATAACAAAAGGAAAAGACTTGGCTGCTGAAAAATTCAGCAACACCTCCTGCTGCCAATCAATCACGGCTAGACACGTATCCAAATTGTgattaaaaaatgaagaaattaggttttcatccttccttttgctactccattgattaaaattctattcctttttattttttatcaatgtccttgggtattaataacatcattaattatttcaataataaaatatttttttatttcttaatatattcatttaatgttaaaaatgttacaattagtatatttatatttataactaaatttattatcatatatttttagttttagtttgtacccatttttaatttgtaattcttttttaatttgtaccaattttcttttcagttttaatttgtacccatatattaatttctttttgtgcccatattttttaaagtttatttgtatttgtacccatattttttttatttgtactttttagtttgtacccacttttaatttgcaacatttttttttaaatttgtagtattttgtttttagttttattttgtacccatgtattaatttcttttagcgcctatatttttttaaaattcatttgtactcataatttattaatattttatatgtaccctaatttatttacaatgtactcattcttctttattaatgtaccactttattatatgtgaaatgtaccaatttttttttgtaaaatgtaccaataattttaacactatggatacattcttttgtcatttattatttcttatttttacatagtttttatccatttattcaatcaaaatgtttgaattttttttattgtaaccgtttctaatagtattataatgagggattttaaatttataggattataaatctcataaaatatcaaacaattaatgtcaacactataaaattattaatattaattgtaatataatgaggtgtacaaagtcaatatactttgatcaaactttaactaccattaaggttttagtcaaagaatattaaggattagggaccacATCCAAAGTATTCCTTAAAAAATTCACAACTTAAGCACATGTCTAACCGTGATTGGTTGACAGCATGAGGTGATGCTGAATCTTCAACAGCCAAGTCTCGTTCATAACAAAAAGAAGACGGTTTGTGTCTGTGACCTTGTGACTTGTTTGCATAGGTGTCCATGCATCAAATGTCTGTGGGACACGTGTCCGCACATAATCACGAGAAAGTGGTAATCATTTTATGGAGAGAGTTGAACgtaaaataatatttatataaaaatctTAGATTTATGTTGCATTTTATTGCGCCAATTTCCGAGAAATACGTATATTTTGGGTGTACTTTGTCTATTTATTGGgttatttttcttatattttctaTCCTAAGATTCCACCCTAGCATGGAACTATTGATGAATATCCCAAAATGATAAACATCTATAGGCAaagaaggatttttttttttggtcaaagagAATTTTTATAACAAAGTAGAGAATGACAAATTAAAAAGACTCCGCAGGTAAAAGAGAGAAATAAAACAGCCCAAAAAAGGGGACAGTACAGATAGGACGCCACATATGCACATAGTGCATGAGTAAAGGTTCCCATCTAtaccaaaagtaaaaaattacATAGAATTCCAAAAAACTAAAGTCCAATTGTAGAGTTTTAAaagtgaccacacaaaataaccTAATAATCCTAAACAGATCTTCGTCCGCCGCATACACGGCCGAATCAGTGAAGACACCACCGCAAGGTGCACGGCTCAAACCCATCGTAGTCACTATGTTGGGGAAAAAGTGCCAAATCTTCAGATCTAAAAAAACCACACCAATAACGAAAGCCACAATTCTAGCCCTTAGCCGATACCAAACACACAAGGGACGTTTAAATGCCCAGAACCAAGTTGTAACCAAAAATAGCAAAGAAGGATTTTAAGTAcaattatttgtgtttttttatcCAAGTTTGGTTGTCTATATTTCATGTATAAGACTTGtcataatattattatatgtGTGTATGGAACGGAaaaggatcctctctggatccacTTTGTGAAAATTTCTtgccgttcatcgtatatcgtgcagtcagttttcttcagatactatttgtgttttaattttaaataaaaaaaagtcaaatgatttatgaccgcacgatatacaatgaatggctaagatatgaggatccctaggatcctcacAATTTGGATCCGGATTGTGACAACCCATCTCTAATTttttgattttataaattttagaaTGATGAAAGGAAGAAAATGCCCTAGAAGTGAGATAGTTGACTTTCGTAGACCATTATTTCGTGACGTGTACGAGCTTTTATTTTACCATATTCTCAAAGTACTTGATGATacgaacgcgtaggcgcaaGGAGAATCCAAATAGAAGCTACGGTTAAAATTTTACGAAACATAGAATATCGAGGACAAATTGGTAATTTCATGTTTAGAGatattttgtattgatttgtgaGACAAGTAAGGCCTACACCCCACTCTTGCCCTATTCCGTATCCTCACCCTCTAGAgatctcagtctctctctcccattatttctcttattttcaAACTCTATCTTTCTCACTAAGActctctttccctttctttctcGCATGTCACTCATCATTTCTCCCTCATTCCTCCGTGTTACAGAGACCGACAAAACACGACCACTCCGACAAGATCCTTTGTCAATGAGCTACCCCCGCTGATGGCCACGACTTGTCTCCCATCTCAAACTTTCTAAGATTATCTCATCCAAAACTCTATACACTCCCCGTGCACAGTAACACCGAACCACCATCACTCGACTACTCCAATGAGTTAGACCATCGAACCACCACCGTGCCTTGTCTTTTCTTATCTACGTAAGCTCAGACGTGTAGCTCGACACTCACAAGAACTTTGCCATTGTTCATCATCTCTTTCATGGAACTCCAGCAAGATTTCTCAGTTTTTCGACTTGGGTAAGTTTTGTTTTTCCTTCCATTAGACCTTAGTGATGTTGTGGTTTTGCTCAAAACCTTGAGACTGTGTCTTGGTGGTGTTTTGGTGTAGTTACATCTCGGGGATATTTTCCCCagaaattttggaaacttggaaCCTTGGCCATTAGGCCACTTTTAGAGATTTTTTTCGGCCAACTCCGACCGTATCTCAGCCTCGCTCCAGTATAGATCTATTCCCTGCATTTCCTATTTCACTTAGGTTTTTTAATCATCaattttggttgagatttaAACTCGTTTGGAGCTCTGGAAGTCGGCGGTTCAACCTGCAAAACGCAGGTCCTCGTGAAGAAGGCAAGTACGTTTGTACTCACAAGCACGTGGGCGCATGTGAGGGAGCCACCGTGAGTGGCGCGTGCAGCGGCAAGTGGAGGAACCCGAGGTCCCTTCTTAGGTTTCTCGACGTGCCGAACCCGAATCCACCAACTGTTTTATGAAATTCGATCATTTAAAATAGTTCACTTATTAGCCATACTTTTTACAAATACACATTTATATGTTAGTATGTTACGTAATTAAATAAATGGTTTCGTTTCTAGGCGAAACGCATCGCAATGACTCTCAATGCTACGAGGTGGGTTCGACTCGACGACATGatttgtgagtgggtcttttctttgatatatacatatatatgtttagtttccatatatacatCTAACAATGAACTTTCTTTATGATTGCCGTaattaaattaacgtttatGGTAAATGACGTaacaataaaaattagtaaGTCATTATAAACTGTACGAGATGCTTTAGCTAAATTTACGGCTATGAATAATGTGATGTTAACTAAAGTTATCGAATCATCTATGTTTATGTTATCTACTTATCGTTTGCTGCACCGGTGTTGGTACTCGCCCAGGCCAAGGCCAGTTTTTCACGTGTAAGTACACATCGCActgtacgctcactttggatccattgtaggtgccaatcATGTCTTAGAGTGTTATAGGCAATTAAGACTCGTATGTGCTACACATAGCactagtcttcacgtgattgtagtactagagcgtatatcattgttacactcagtcatgttcatgtcaaaatacctctgcatgaactcatATGTCAGCATGTGTTGATaagcactcgatatgatatgGTTGCTTATGCGAGATTATGTTGATTACCGACATCAAGCGTTTACTTACGAAATATTGTGCTGTATTGAATCTTGAGATATTGCAGGTTACGGTAAGTACTTTCTTACTATACgcagtatgtatattttggaaactatacttatttTATGGCGATGAGTTATTATgtttttgaaaaggtttttacaaaactttatttttaggcccactcacccttgtttttcacccctTCAGGTTTTAGCGCTGAGCTTTTGTGTCgatgaggattcttggcaaatctcggtataggtggctacctttgatggtataattctcatcctactTTACTGTACTCTACTTATGCTCTATCATCACATGTGAAataggttcattcccgctcacaagcgcactcttatatttaggcagttttatgtttaaatttattcacattttccgcatcactacactttatggctttgtcactcTCCAGGTATCGATTAGCATAGCTCGATCcggagtccaagtggacattccaggtcgaggtgtgtcatggATGGAATCCAATTCCAGCATggaatatatatctatatacacACACGCTCGCGTGCGTGCACACACACAAATATAATATTAtcttctgttgatgcacaaaatcagcgaggactttggtacaacagaaagtgttaagtttgttaccttcgctagattgctccggtcactagtgtggataagtaagtaaatggataaggacagggaagcaaacacaagatatacatggttcacccagattggttacgtccacggagtagaggagttctcattaattgtgaagggtttacacaagtacataggttcaagctctcctttagtgagtactagtgaatgatttagtacaaatgacattaggaaatattgtgagaaaatgatctctatttatagaagaaagtttctagtttcatctt
Above is a window of Malus sylvestris chromosome 15, drMalSylv7.2, whole genome shotgun sequence DNA encoding:
- the LOC126604901 gene encoding probable protein phosphatase 2C 46, which translates into the protein MLSRLMNILRACWLPSLDRYGHAGSDAAGRQEGLLWYKDTGQHMNGEFSMAVVQANNLLEDQSQVESGPLSSLESGPHGTFFGIYDGHGGPETSRYINDHLFQHLKRFTSEQQSMSVDVMRKAYQATEEGFLSVVTKQWPMKPQIAAVGSCCLAGVICSGTLYIANVGDSRAVLGRVMKATGEVRAIQLSSEHNVAIESVRQEMHSLHPDDSRIVVLKHNVWRVKGLIQVSRSIGDVYLKKAEFNRAPLYTKFRLREPFKRPILSSEPSISVHELQPHDQFLILASDGLWEHLTNQEAVDIVQNHPRSGSARRLVKTALQEAAKKREMRYSDLKKIERGVRRHFHDDITVIVLFLDSNLVRRASSTRGPTLSVRGTGVHIPSKTLAPCSTPMDT